TCCTTTAAAACTGCGTAAAATTCAGAGGTAAAAGCAGTCCTTTCCCAAGAAATGCCTATCCCTTTGGTCATATTTCTAAGAGACCCTGAAAAGCCAAGCAGGTTTTCTGCCGATGCTTTGGCTTTTAAGCGACTCTTACCCGCTCGTTCCTCATCCACAGAATGGATTTTCGCGGAACGGCGATTTAGCTCAGAAAGAACTACACCGAGTTGTGTTGTATCGACTGAAACTTCAATCTCAGTCAAAGGACCAACCAAAATGGTGTTCTCACGAAACAGATCCTTCATTCCTGAATGGATCGCAACCTTAAGCAAAGAGGGCAAATGTTCCTTATCTTTACCAGGAAACTCAAAACCAAGGACTACCAGCCGTAAGCCGATGACCTCTCTTCCGTAGAACCCGAATAATGTGGATTCAAAGAAAGCTGTTTCGATAGAATTTTTTACTTCTTCCGGAAGACTTACCTCAAAGGCAATTTGCTTTGAAAAGTCGGCAGTATCTTCCAGGACTGCGATGAGCGTGCCACTCGACTTTGAATCTTCAAAGGCACGGTGCTCTAGTGCAACCTTAGAAGCCATTTTTTTCAAACGCTCAAATCTAGCAATGTTTATAGATCCTGTTTGTATTTTTTTTTGTGAATTCTCTTGGATTCTACGGAGTCCAATCTCGATATGTAGCTCCCCTCTCCCCCAAAGATGGATCTGTCCCGTATCAGGATCCTCTTCAAAATGATAACCAGGGTCTTCCCAGGAAAGATTGCTCAGGGCCTTAAGCCAATCCGGCTTGTCTCCTTCCGACTCGGGTTCAATCGTAACGGAAAAGGGACTAACGGACATTATGTCTCCTAACTCTCTTTTTTTGCCCGAATCAACAGGGGATAGATAATTCCCGGGAGTTGTATCCAATTCTCTGGTTTCCCGGATGTAATACAGCATCCCCTGTGGAACCTGGGAGATTTCCAACCACTCCCCATTCTCTTCCCGGTACGCTTGTTGGATCCTAGCCTCTCTTTTTCCCTCTTTCAGAAGAAAAGGTAGGTTGATCTCTTTTTCACCAAAGACGATGGCATAACGTTCGTATTGTGGATGAACTCGACGGAAAAGAGTGTATTGGGATAAGTTCGAATCGGATTTTTTTTCCTTAGGATGAATCCAGGAAATCAAATTGAGAAGTTCCTTCACACCCTGGCCCGTCTTTGCCGATCCACCATAAACAGGAAAAATGAAATTGTCTCTTGTCCCTTGCGACAATCCGATCATATTCCATTTGGTATTGCTCTCGGGATCATTCCATTGGGATAATAATAACTCGTCCGACCATTTGATTAAATTTTCATGAACGGAAAGCGGGAAGGAATTTTCCGATTCCAGGTAGTAGACCCACTCTCCCGGTTTTTCCTTATTTTCTTCAAAAAGGACTTCGGGAGCTTTCCCCAGTATCTCTTCCAGAGAAATCAAAGAATCCAAATAATCATCACGAAAGCGATCCAGTTTGTTGATGAAAAAAACAATGGGGATACTGTTTGCCCGCAGTTCTTCAATAACAAGTCTTGCCTGTGACTGAACGGGGGAACCTCCCTCCAGAATTACAATCGCAATCTGGATGGCAGGTAGAATGTCTGTGATTTGGTTTTTAAAGTCAATATGGCCCGGAGTGTCTACAATCTGAAGACAGTATTCTCCGAAAGTGGTCTTCCATTGGATGGAATGGAACGTGGTCCGGATGGAAATCCCGCGCTCGATCTCTTCCTTTAATGTGTCGGATTCCGTAGTTCCGTCTTCAATCGAGCCTACGGCGGAAATCTTACCTGCCTCGAATAAGATCCGTTCGGTGAGGGTGGTTTTCCCAGAATCGATATGAGCGAATATTCCAACGGTTCTGTAGTCCATAAAAACAAAAAGCCGAGTTTGAACCCGGCTTTTTCCTCAAATTTAGAATCGAATTTATCTGACTACCAGCGGTAATGAGAGAATGCTTTGTTAGCATCTGCCATTTTTCTGATATCTTCTTTCTTCTTAATTGCAGATCCGGTACCTTTTTGAGCTTCCATAAATTCTGCAGCTAATTTGTTTTTCATCGATTTTTCGTTTCTGTCACGGCTATAACGAATCAACCATCTGATTCCAAGAGCAAGTCTTCTTTCCGGACGTACTTCGATAGGAACCTGATAAGTCACCCCGCCCACTCTTCTGGATTTTACTTCCACTTGTGGTTTTACGTTTTCCAAAGCTTCTTGGAAAACTTGGAACGGATCAGCGCCGGTTTTTTTATTAATAACTTCCAAAGCATCGTAGAACACGGATTCTGCTACGCTTTTTTTTCCATCAACCATAAGGCAGTTGATGAACTTAGTAATCACTTTATCATTGTATTTCGGATCACCAATGATTTCGCGGGGTTCTACTTTTCCTCTTCTTCTTGACATATGATCTTTCCCTTACTTAAGCCTTAGGTTTTTTCGCACCGTATTTTGAACGGCTTTTGCGACGTTTGTCTACACCGAGAGTATCCAGTGTACCACGAATGATATGATAACGAACCCCTGGTAAATCTTTTACTCTTCCACCGCGGATCAGTACCACGTTGTGCTCTTGTAAATTATGACCTTCACCTGGGATATAAGCAGTTACTTCGATCCCGGTAGTCAATCGAACCCTTGCTACCTTTCTAAGGGCAGAGTTCGGTTTTTTAGGAGTAAATGTCATTACTCTAGTGCAAACACCTCTTCTTTGAGGACATGCCTTTAGAGCGGGAGATTTAGTTCTTTTCTTTTGTGCGTCTCTTCCGTGGCGGATGAGCTGATTGATTGTAGGCATTCGATTCCTTCTTACTCTCTATCTACTTAAAAATATATGACGGTTTTGTCCAAAATCCTGGAAATGGCTATTTTGTAAACGAAAACCCAAAAAATCCTATAGGTGATGACGACGATCTATTCGTCGTCATCCTCTTCTTCCGAGTCGTCATCGTCCGACTCCAATTCGTCTTCATCTTCGTCCTCTTCTTCTACCAAACGGGAGAGTGTGGCAGTAGAAACAGGAGTGGATTCAGGGAGTTCGGAAACTTCTTCTTCGTCATCTTCCGAATCCAGATCCCAATCCAAATCCCCAGGAATGTCTTTGAAAACTTCAACATCTCGGTATTTTTTCATACCGGTTCCCGCAGGAATCATGTGACCAATGATCACATTTTCTTTGAGTCCCGCAAGTACGTCTGTTTTTCCTTTGATCGCCGCATCGGTAAGAACCTTAGTCGTTTCCTGGAAAGAAGCCGCAGAGAAATAAGATTCAGTGTTAAGAGATGCTTTTGTCAAACCGAGTAAAATCGGTTGGCACTGCGCCGGGCTTCCCCCTTCTCCGATCACTCGATCGTTTTCCTCTTGGAATTGGAATTTATCCACTTGTTGTTGATTTACAAAAGATGTATCCCCACTATCAGTGATTGTCACCTTACGAAGCATTTGGCGAACCACTACTTCGATGTGTTTGTCATTGATATGAACCCCTTGCAAACGATAAACTTCCTGAACTTCGGAAACAAGATAGTTATGAAGTGCATTCGGTCCTTTGATGCTAAGGATATCATGCGGATCGAAGTTTCCTTCGTCGATTTGATCCCCGGTCTTAACAAAGTCTCCGTGACGAACACGAAGTTGTTTACCGATCGGGATCGCTACTTTTACTTTTTCCACATCCGCAGATTCTGAAATGATATAAAGGATACGTTTTTCTTTTACGATCTCACCACGATCTTCGATTTTACCGTCGATCTCTGCAAGTGTGCAGGCATCTTTCGGACGACGAGCTTCGAAAAGTTCGTCTACTCGAGGAAGACCCCCGGTGATATCTCTGGTTTTTTCAGCAACGGAAGGAATCTTAAATAAGATATCTCCTTCTTTTACCTTATCACCGGATTGGTATTGCAATAATGCATCGATTGGAACCGCATAAGCTTCCCCGCCCACTATGATCTGTGGAACAAGTCTATCTTTTTTCTGCTCTACCACTTTTAGGATGATATTGGAAGTTTTAGGATCCACATCTCTTCTGACGTTTTTTCCTACTTCCAAATCTTCCCAATGAATGGTTCCTTCCAATTCGGCAACGATTACTTCATTGTACGGATCAAACTCTGCAAGAGGTTTGTTCTCTTCTACAATTTCGTCTTCTTTGCATTTTACAATCGTTCCGATTTTTACAGGGATTACTACTTCTTCCCCGAGAACTCTAAGTCTTGCACCTTGCAAGGAAACGGTTCCCGGTTGATCGGCAGTTACCATTTGCTCACCGTTTTCAGTGAGTTGAGTTCCGAATACTTCCCCTTTTTCCAGTCTTTGTCCGTCAACGACTCTGACATTGGAAAGATCCGTTGTTTGGAATTCTTGTACTAATCTTTGAATTACGATTGTCCCGCGACGGGCAAATACGGTAGAACCTGATTGGTTTTTCACCAAACGGCCGTTTACCGATTTTACCAGAGAGCGGTAAGGAACTTTGTGTTCTTTTTCCTGGATCGTTGCAGAAGCGGCTCCACCTACGTGGAAAGTTCTCATCGTAAGCTGAGTTCCCGGTTGGCCGATCGACTGAGCCGCAATGGTTCCCACTGCTTCTCCGATTTCCGCAGGCACGAGTCGAGCCATGTCCATACCGTAACATTTTGTACAGATACCTTGGCGGGAACGGCAAGTCAGAGGAGAACGAACTTTGATTCTGTCGTATCCTAGGTTTTCGATCTTTTGACCGATCGCTCGAGTGATCACAGTGTCTTTCGGGAATACTACTTTTTCTGTTACAGGATCGATCAAATCTTCCGCCGTATAACGACCGAACACACGATCCGCAAGAGAAACAATGATGTTTTCCCCTTCTTTTACAAGGCCGAGAGTGATATTGTCTTTTGTTCCGCAATCTTCTTCCGAAACGATTACGTCTTGGGAAATATCCACCAAACGACGAGTCAAATAACCCGCATCGGCAGTTTTTAGAGCCGTATCGGCAAGACCTTTACGAGCACCGTGAGTGGAGATAAAAAACTCTAATACTCCCAGACCTTCACGGAAATTGGAACGAATTGCAAGCTCGATGATCTCACCGCTCGGTTTCGCCATAAGTCCCCTCATTCCGGCAAGCTGACGAATCTGTTGTTTCGATCCGCGGGCACCTGAGGCAGCCATAACGAAAACAGGGTTGAACCCGCCTTGGTCTTTTTCCAATTCCTTGAACATCCCGTCGGTGATCTTGTCATTGGTTTTGGTCCAAATCTCGATTACCTTTTTACGACGTTCTTCGTTGGTGATAATACCTTTTCGGTATTCCATGTCGGCTTTTTCCACTTCCCGGTTGGCATCAGTCACCAAACCTTCTTTATGTGGAGAAACCCGGATATCTTCGATAGATATGGTCGGAGCGAAATAAGTCGCGTATTTATAACCCAGACGTTTCACTTCGTCCAGCATAACTACAGTTTGGCCGGGACCGAATTTTTCGTAAACATCCGCGATGATTTTGTTAGTTTCCTTGTCACCAAGAACTCTGTTTACGTAAACATAACCTTTCGGCATCACTTGGTTGAAAATAAGTCTACCAGGTGTTGTCTCGATGATTTTACCTTCGTGAAGAACCGAAATTTTTGTTCGAATCTCTATGGTCTTGGATTCGATCGCATACATCACTTCGTCAAGACCGGTGAAAAATTTCCCTTGGCCTTTTGCGTCTTTCACTTCGGAAGTTAGGTAGTAAATTCCAAGTACGATATCTTGAGTCGGTCCGCAAATCGGTTGGCCGTTCGCAGGATTCAGGATATTGTGAGGAGAAAGCATAAGCATCCAAGTTTCCAATTGCGCTTTCGGAGCAAGAGGAACGTGAATCGCCATCTGATCCCCGTCAAAGTCGGCGTTGAACGCGTGACATACGAGAGGATGAAGTTTGATCGCTTTTCCTTCTACAAGGATTGGTAAAAATGCTTGGATCCCCAATCTGTGCAGAGTCGGAGCTCTGTTCAACATAACAGGGTGTTCTTTCACTACAGTGTCCAAAACATCGAAAACTTCTTTGTCTTCCGTCTCGATTTTTTTCTTCGCAGACTTGATGTTCGGAGCAAGTTCCAAGTCAACCAAACGTTTCATAATGAAAGGTTTGAATAACTCGAGAGCCATCTTTTTAGGAAGACCCATTTGGTGGTATTTGAGTTCAGGACCGACAACGATTACGGAACGACCGGAATAATCCACCCTCTTACCAAGTAGGTTTTGGCGGAATCGGCCTTGTTTTCCTTTCAACATATCGGAAATGGATTTCAAAGGACGATTTCCCTTTCCTTTAACAGTTCTTTTGCGACGGCTGTTGTCGAAAAGAGCATCCACAGCTTCCTGTAACATACGTTTTTCGTTACGAACGATGATTTCCGGCGCTTTCAAAGCAAGAAGTCGTTTCAATCGGTTGTTACGGTTGATCACTCTTCTGTATAAGTCGTTCAAATCGGAAGTTGCAAATCTTCCCCCTTCCAATTGAACCATAGGGCGAAGTTCCGGTGGAATCACTGGAACTACATCCAATACCATCCATTCCGGACGGTTTCCGGAATCACGGAATGCTTCCAGAACTTCTAATCTTTTGTAAATACGTTTGTCAGAAATTTTGTTTCTGTCTTGGATCTTTTGACGGATCACTCTCGCTTCCGCATCTACATCGATACGTGCAAGTAGTTCCTTAATGGCGTCCCCGCCGATACCTGCGATGAATTTGTCGCCGTATTCGTCCAGGTAGTTGTGATATTCGTCTTCATCGATGAGTTCCCCTCTGTTCCTGCCGGAATCAGCAGGGTCGATGATTACATATTTTTCAAAATAGAGAACGCTCTTCAATTGGTTGATGGTCATATCCAAAAGAAGGCCCATACGGGAAGGAACGGATCTGTAATACCAGATATGAGAAACTGGAGCGGCGAGTTCGATGTGCCCCATTCTCTCTCTACGCACTTTGGAGTGAGTTACTTCCACTCCGCATTTGTCGCAGACAACACCCTTGTAACGAATGGATTTGAATTTACCGCAGTAACATTCCCAATCCTTAGTCGTTCCAAAAATCTTTTCACAGAACAGACCATCTCTTTCCGGTTTTAGAGTACGGTAATTGATGGTTTCCGGTTTTTTAACTTCGCCAAACGACCATTCTTTGATTCGTTCGGGTGAAGCCAAACGAATCGTGATTGATTCAAAAGTATTGTAATTTCTCATGCTTATCCGTTTTTCCCCTACGCGTTTTCGATGGTCTCGAATTTGATTTTCTTTTTGTTTTTCGAGAATTCATCTTCGTAATCAGAAATATCCACTTCCGATCCTTCGGAGTCTTTGATGATGATGTCAAGAGCGAGACCTCGCAATTCCTGAACGAGAACGTTAAAAGATTCCGGAATTCCAGGTTTAATGGAATGGATCCCTTTAACGATCGCTTCGTAAATACGAGCACGACCCAACATATCATCCGACTTGATTGTAAGTAATTCTTGTAAGGTATGAGAAGCACCGTATGCTTCCAATGCCCAAACTTCCATCTCTCCTAATCTTTGACCACCGAACTGTGCTTTACCACCGAGAGGTTGTTGAGTCACAAGCGAGTATGGTCCTGTAGAACGAGCATGGATTTTGTCATCCACTAAGTGAGCCAGTTTCAACATGTAGATATAACCGCAGAATACAGGGTTGATAAAACTATCACCGGTTCTTCCGTCGTATAACTTGAATTTGCTGTTACCGGGAAGTCCTGCTTGGCGGCAGAATTCCTGAACGTCATCTTCCGTTGCACCGTCAAATACAGGTGTTTCGAAATTCAATCCTAGTTTTTTTGCAGCGAAACCAAGTTGGGTTTCAAAGATCTGGCCCAAGTTCATACGGGAAGGAACCCCGAGTGGGTTTAGCACGATATCAACAGGAGTGCCGTCTTCCATATAAGGCATGTCTTCTTGAGCCATAACCCGAGCGACAACCCCTTTGTTTCCGTGGCGTCCCGCCATCTTGTCCCCAACGAGTAGTTTACGTTTGCGGGCAACATAAACCTTAACCATTTCTTCCACACCGGCAGCGAGTTCGTCACCGTTGTCGCGTGAAAATCTTTTAATATCGATCACTGTTCCTTCAAACCCATTTGGCATGCGAAGAGAAGAATCTCTTACTTCTTTTGCTTTTTCTCCAAAAATGGAATGAAGTAGTTTGTATTCAGGAGTGAGGTCGGTTTCCCCTTTAGGAGTTACCATACCTACCAAAATATCTCCCGGTTTTACTTCCGCGCCGATTCGAATCACACCGGATTCGTCCAAGTCGCGGAAAGCTTTGTCGGAAAGGTTTGGAATATCCCGAGTGATTTGTTCTTGTCCCAGTTTCGTTTCACGAGCTTGGATTTCGAACTCTTCAATGTGAATGGATGAAAATACGTCTTCTTTGATGATACGTTCCGAAATCAGAATCGCATCCTCAAAATTGTATCCTTCCCAAGGCATGAAAGCAACCAGAACGTTTCGTCCCAGCGCCAAATAACCTTCGTCAGTGGATGGACCGTTGGCAAGTACGGTTCCTTTTTGAAGGATGGCGCCGTATTCCCCTACTTTCTCACCTTTGATGATTTGACCTGCAATTGCAAATCCGGAAGGAACTTCTTGTCCTTCTTTCACAACAGGAGCATATTGCAATTCATCGGAGATGATCAAATCGTAAGGAACTTTTTCACCGTTGTTCAGTGTGATTTCAATTTTTTCCTTAGAAACTTTTGAAACTTTACCACCTTCCAGGTTGTGAAGCATGCTTACGTTCGGTTTTTGATTAAAACAAGTTCCTTGGTTGGTTTTCTTGAACTTAATCAAAGAATAATTTACTATTTCTTTGGAAGCGTCTTCTTTGATCCAAATTCCGGATGCGTCGACTTTGGAAACGACTCCGTCCTTTTTCGCAACGATACAAACTCCCGCGTCATAAGCTGCTCTGGATTCGATTCCTGTTCCCACAAAAGGTGCTTCTTCGATCAGAAGAGGTACAGCTTGACGTTGCATGTTAGAACCCATAAGCGCGCGGTTCGCATCGTCATGTTCCAGGAAAGGAATGAGTGCCGTAGATACGGACACTACTTGCAGAGGAGCCAAATCCATATATTGGATTTCGCTTGGGCTTCTGAAAGGGAAATCGCCTCTATGACGAGTGGAAATGAGTTTGGATTGGAATTCTCCTTTCTCATCCACAGCAGAAGAAGCTTGCGCCATGTAATGGTATTCTTCTTTATCAGCCGTTAAATACTCGATTTGTTTGATTACTTTTCCGTTTTTAACCACTCTATAAGGAGTTTCCAAGAATCCGTAATCGTTCACCCGGGCAAAACTCGACATGGAAAGAATGAGTCCGATGTTCGGGCCTTCCGGTGTTTCAATCGGGCACATTCTGCCGTAATGGGAATAATGAACGTCACGCACTTCAAATCCGGCGCGGTCACGAGAAAGACCACCAGGACCAAGAGCGTTTAATCTTCGTTTGTGGGTCAATTCCGCCAGAGGGTTTGTTTGATCCATAAACTGAGAAAGCTGCGATGATCCGAAAAATTCATTGATCACAGCTGTGATAGGTTTGATAGAAATCAAAAGTTGAGGAGTTTGTTGTTCCGGTTCTTGAACCGTCATTCTCTCTTTGATCACTCTTTCCACTCTGGAAAAACCGAGTTTCAACTGGTTGGAGATAAGTTCTCCCACAGAACGAATCCTTCTGTTTCCCAAGTGGTCAATATCATCCGGATAAAAGTTTTCCGCATCAGACATAAGCATCACAAGATAACGAACCGTTTCTATGATGTCTTCTTTACGAAGAACTCTATCTTCCACTTTATTGAAATCTTTCGGATTGTTGAATTCGAATTTGCTATTGATTTTGTAACGACCGACGATTCCCAAATCAAAAGTTTTAGGAGAAAAGAAAAGTCTCTTTAACTCGGACTCCGCATTTTCAATCGTAGACGGTTCGCCCGGACGCATAATTGTGTGAAATTTTTTGATCGCGTCTTCGTAATCGTTCACTCCGTCTTTTTCAAGACAGTTGATGAGAACAGGATTGTCTTTTCCTTTCGGAAATTCGATGACATCCACTTCTTTCACTTTCATCTCACGAAGGATGGAAATATTATCTTCGTTGATTTTGGAACCGGCATCGAGCATTACCTCGCCTGTTTCCATGTTGATGATATCTGCAATCGTTCTTCTTCCGATGAGTCTTTTGAGTTCTTTCGGACCCGCACCTGCGATCTTCATTTTGGAAGAACCGTAGAACAAACGTAATACTTCTTCGTTTGTTCCCATTCCCATGGACTTCACAAGAAGTGTAGCCGGGAATTTTTTCTTACGATCGATTTTGGCAACAAGTATACCCTTATTGTCCATTTCAAATTCAAGCCAGGATCCTCGGTAAGGAATCACTCGTGCTGAAAATGTATCTCTTGCTTGGTCGTAAGAAAAGAAAATACCGGGAGATCTGTGCAATTGACTTACCACAACGCGCTCAGCGCCATTGATGATAAAAGTCCCGTGGTCGGTCATAATAGGAAGGTCTCCCATATAAACCACTTGCTCTCTGATCTCACCCGTTTCTTTGATAATTAATCGTATAACTGCTTTTAACGGAGCGGCATAAGAGGAATCTGTATCTTTGGATTCTTGAGGGTTTCTTTTTGCATCCCCCAAAATATAATGACCGTATTCCATGACCATGTCATTGTTTGGGCTTTCAATAGGAAAGGATTCACGAAATACAGCTTCCAAGCCTTGGTTGGCTCGTTTGGTTGGATCTTTGGCTTCTGCCTGTAAAAACCAATCAAAGGATTTTTTCTGTACATAAATTAGATTCGGAAGTAAATTGAGGTCGGTAATTTTACCGAAATTTACCCGCTTTCTAGATTGTATCCGGGTATTCATGGAACATTCTCCCTAGGAACGACAAAAGTATAGGTGTAAAAATAAATAACAAAATAGAGGTGGGAAAGCCTACGGCCTCCCTGCCTCTATCAATTTGAAGAAAGGGGATGGAATATCCTGCAAGCTGGTGATTAACCGGCAGCAGCAACTTCTACTTGAGCCCCAGCACCTTCGAGTTTTTTCTTAAGATCAGCAGCCTCATCTTTAGAAACGCCCTCTTTCACTGGTTTTCCGCCAGCTTCAACAAGAGTTTTAGCGTCAGCTAAACCAAGACCAGTGATTTCTCTTACGAGTTTAATCACGTCGATTTTTTTATCTCCGTGTGCTTTCAAGATTACATTGAAAGTTGCAGGTTCTTCAGCGGCAGCCGCAGCTCCACCACCCGCAACAGCAGCAACCGCAACAGGTGCAGCAGCAGAAATCCCGAATTTGTCCTCCATCTTTTTCACGAGTTCAGCAGCCTGAACCAGTGTAAGACTTCCAATTTGTTCTAATAGCGCGTCAACAGCCATCCTATATTCTCCTTAAACTAAATCACTATTCAATTGTTGTAAAATTAACCGTTTTTCTCACCAACTGCGTTGATAGCTCTTGCGAGGCTTGCCATAATTTGGTTTACCCCGGAAGCAATCTGCGTTGCAGGTGCGTTTAGACCGCGAGCCACTTGAGAAAGAAGCTCTTGCTTGGAAGGAAGACCGGCAATTGCCTCCACTCCAGTTTTGTCTAAAACTTGGCCATCCATAAAGCCGGTTTTCACTTCTAATTCTTTTTTGTCTTTTGCGAAGTCTTTGCAAACTTTCGCAACAGCAGGAAGAGACTCAGTTGAAAAAATCGCCGCGAGCGGCCCTTTATAAATATCACCAAATTCGATTGTTTTGTCTTTGTGAGCGGAAGACTCTTTCAGAGCACGAAGGAAAAGATTGTTTTTAATCACCTTCATAGTCGAACCTTCTTTACGAAGTTTCGCTCTCAAATTCGTCATGTCTTCTACCGTCAAACCACTGTAAGAAGCCAAAATAA
The nucleotide sequence above comes from Leptospira kobayashii. Encoded proteins:
- a CDS encoding elongation factor G-like protein produces the protein MDYRTVGIFAHIDSGKTTLTERILFEAGKISAVGSIEDGTTESDTLKEEIERGISIRTTFHSIQWKTTFGEYCLQIVDTPGHIDFKNQITDILPAIQIAIVILEGGSPVQSQARLVIEELRANSIPIVFFINKLDRFRDDYLDSLISLEEILGKAPEVLFEENKEKPGEWVYYLESENSFPLSVHENLIKWSDELLLSQWNDPESNTKWNMIGLSQGTRDNFIFPVYGGSAKTGQGVKELLNLISWIHPKEKKSDSNLSQYTLFRRVHPQYERYAIVFGEKEINLPFLLKEGKREARIQQAYREENGEWLEISQVPQGMLYYIRETRELDTTPGNYLSPVDSGKKRELGDIMSVSPFSVTIEPESEGDKPDWLKALSNLSWEDPGYHFEEDPDTGQIHLWGRGELHIEIGLRRIQENSQKKIQTGSINIARFERLKKMASKVALEHRAFEDSKSSGTLIAVLEDTADFSKQIAFEVSLPEEVKNSIETAFFESTLFGFYGREVIGLRLVVLGFEFPGKDKEHLPSLLKVAIHSGMKDLFRENTILVGPLTEIEVSVDTTQLGVVLSELNRRSAKIHSVDEERAGKSRLKAKASAENLLGFSGSLRNMTKGIGISWERTAFTSEFYAVLKE
- the rplL gene encoding 50S ribosomal protein L7/L12; amino-acid sequence: MAVDALLEQIGSLTLVQAAELVKKMEDKFGISAAAPVAVAAVAGGGAAAAAEEPATFNVILKAHGDKKIDVIKLVREITGLGLADAKTLVEAGGKPVKEGVSKDEAADLKKKLEGAGAQVEVAAAG
- the rpsG gene encoding 30S ribosomal protein S7, yielding MSRRRGKVEPREIIGDPKYNDKVITKFINCLMVDGKKSVAESVFYDALEVINKKTGADPFQVFQEALENVKPQVEVKSRRVGGVTYQVPIEVRPERRLALGIRWLIRYSRDRNEKSMKNKLAAEFMEAQKGTGSAIKKKEDIRKMADANKAFSHYRW
- the rpoC gene encoding DNA-directed RNA polymerase subunit beta', coding for MRNYNTFESITIRLASPERIKEWSFGEVKKPETINYRTLKPERDGLFCEKIFGTTKDWECYCGKFKSIRYKGVVCDKCGVEVTHSKVRRERMGHIELAAPVSHIWYYRSVPSRMGLLLDMTINQLKSVLYFEKYVIIDPADSGRNRGELIDEDEYHNYLDEYGDKFIAGIGGDAIKELLARIDVDAEARVIRQKIQDRNKISDKRIYKRLEVLEAFRDSGNRPEWMVLDVVPVIPPELRPMVQLEGGRFATSDLNDLYRRVINRNNRLKRLLALKAPEIIVRNEKRMLQEAVDALFDNSRRKRTVKGKGNRPLKSISDMLKGKQGRFRQNLLGKRVDYSGRSVIVVGPELKYHQMGLPKKMALELFKPFIMKRLVDLELAPNIKSAKKKIETEDKEVFDVLDTVVKEHPVMLNRAPTLHRLGIQAFLPILVEGKAIKLHPLVCHAFNADFDGDQMAIHVPLAPKAQLETWMLMLSPHNILNPANGQPICGPTQDIVLGIYYLTSEVKDAKGQGKFFTGLDEVMYAIESKTIEIRTKISVLHEGKIIETTPGRLIFNQVMPKGYVYVNRVLGDKETNKIIADVYEKFGPGQTVVMLDEVKRLGYKYATYFAPTISIEDIRVSPHKEGLVTDANREVEKADMEYRKGIITNEERRKKVIEIWTKTNDKITDGMFKELEKDQGGFNPVFVMAASGARGSKQQIRQLAGMRGLMAKPSGEIIELAIRSNFREGLGVLEFFISTHGARKGLADTALKTADAGYLTRRLVDISQDVIVSEEDCGTKDNITLGLVKEGENIIVSLADRVFGRYTAEDLIDPVTEKVVFPKDTVITRAIGQKIENLGYDRIKVRSPLTCRSRQGICTKCYGMDMARLVPAEIGEAVGTIAAQSIGQPGTQLTMRTFHVGGAASATIQEKEHKVPYRSLVKSVNGRLVKNQSGSTVFARRGTIVIQRLVQEFQTTDLSNVRVVDGQRLEKGEVFGTQLTENGEQMVTADQPGTVSLQGARLRVLGEEVVIPVKIGTIVKCKEDEIVEENKPLAEFDPYNEVIVAELEGTIHWEDLEVGKNVRRDVDPKTSNIILKVVEQKKDRLVPQIIVGGEAYAVPIDALLQYQSGDKVKEGDILFKIPSVAEKTRDITGGLPRVDELFEARRPKDACTLAEIDGKIEDRGEIVKEKRILYIISESADVEKVKVAIPIGKQLRVRHGDFVKTGDQIDEGNFDPHDILSIKGPNALHNYLVSEVQEVYRLQGVHINDKHIEVVVRQMLRKVTITDSGDTSFVNQQQVDKFQFQEENDRVIGEGGSPAQCQPILLGLTKASLNTESYFSAASFQETTKVLTDAAIKGKTDVLAGLKENVIIGHMIPAGTGMKKYRDVEVFKDIPGDLDWDLDSEDDEEEVSELPESTPVSTATLSRLVEEEDEDEDELESDDDDSEEEDDDE
- the rpsL gene encoding 30S ribosomal protein S12; protein product: MPTINQLIRHGRDAQKKRTKSPALKACPQRRGVCTRVMTFTPKKPNSALRKVARVRLTTGIEVTAYIPGEGHNLQEHNVVLIRGGRVKDLPGVRYHIIRGTLDTLGVDKRRKSRSKYGAKKPKA
- the rpoB gene encoding DNA-directed RNA polymerase subunit beta, yielding MNTRIQSRKRVNFGKITDLNLLPNLIYVQKKSFDWFLQAEAKDPTKRANQGLEAVFRESFPIESPNNDMVMEYGHYILGDAKRNPQESKDTDSSYAAPLKAVIRLIIKETGEIREQVVYMGDLPIMTDHGTFIINGAERVVVSQLHRSPGIFFSYDQARDTFSARVIPYRGSWLEFEMDNKGILVAKIDRKKKFPATLLVKSMGMGTNEEVLRLFYGSSKMKIAGAGPKELKRLIGRRTIADIINMETGEVMLDAGSKINEDNISILREMKVKEVDVIEFPKGKDNPVLINCLEKDGVNDYEDAIKKFHTIMRPGEPSTIENAESELKRLFFSPKTFDLGIVGRYKINSKFEFNNPKDFNKVEDRVLRKEDIIETVRYLVMLMSDAENFYPDDIDHLGNRRIRSVGELISNQLKLGFSRVERVIKERMTVQEPEQQTPQLLISIKPITAVINEFFGSSQLSQFMDQTNPLAELTHKRRLNALGPGGLSRDRAGFEVRDVHYSHYGRMCPIETPEGPNIGLILSMSSFARVNDYGFLETPYRVVKNGKVIKQIEYLTADKEEYHYMAQASSAVDEKGEFQSKLISTRHRGDFPFRSPSEIQYMDLAPLQVVSVSTALIPFLEHDDANRALMGSNMQRQAVPLLIEEAPFVGTGIESRAAYDAGVCIVAKKDGVVSKVDASGIWIKEDASKEIVNYSLIKFKKTNQGTCFNQKPNVSMLHNLEGGKVSKVSKEKIEITLNNGEKVPYDLIISDELQYAPVVKEGQEVPSGFAIAGQIIKGEKVGEYGAILQKGTVLANGPSTDEGYLALGRNVLVAFMPWEGYNFEDAILISERIIKEDVFSSIHIEEFEIQARETKLGQEQITRDIPNLSDKAFRDLDESGVIRIGAEVKPGDILVGMVTPKGETDLTPEYKLLHSIFGEKAKEVRDSSLRMPNGFEGTVIDIKRFSRDNGDELAAGVEEMVKVYVARKRKLLVGDKMAGRHGNKGVVARVMAQEDMPYMEDGTPVDIVLNPLGVPSRMNLGQIFETQLGFAAKKLGLNFETPVFDGATEDDVQEFCRQAGLPGNSKFKLYDGRTGDSFINPVFCGYIYMLKLAHLVDDKIHARSTGPYSLVTQQPLGGKAQFGGQRLGEMEVWALEAYGASHTLQELLTIKSDDMLGRARIYEAIVKGIHSIKPGIPESFNVLVQELRGLALDIIIKDSEGSEVDISDYEDEFSKNKKKIKFETIENA